From the Streptomyces sp. 846.5 genome, the window GCCGCGCCGTGGTCGGCGCGCTGGTCCAGCAGGCCAAAGCGGCGGCCGTACGCGCCGGGCTCCCGGTCGGCGAGGGCCCGCTGGCGGATCTGGAGCAGACGCTCACCACTGTGCTGGCCGACCGGCAGGCCGCCGAAGCCTTCGCGGCCGGCCGGCTGACCAAGCCGCTGACCGTTCAGCCCATCACGGACCTCGCACCCCCGCGCGGCACGCGATCGCCCGCGCCGGGCACCGTCACGGATCCGGATGTCCTGGCCCAGGCCCGCCAGAACCTGAAGGAGGCCGAACGGCAGGCCGCCGCAGCGGCCACGGCTGCCGCCTCGGCCCGCCGCGCGCTGGACCGCGCCACCGCCCGTCACCAGCGCGCCCGCAGCGCCGCGGAGCAGCTCTCGGCCCGCCTGGACCAGGCCCGCGCGGACGAGCGCACCGCAGCGGAGGAGGAGCGCACGCTGCTGGCCCGGGTGGAGACCACCGACCGCGACGCCCGCAGGGCCACGGGCCGCGCCCGGGACGCCGGCGTCCGCGTGCGGCATCTCGACAACAGACGTATCAGGGATGAACAACCAACAAGAGGAGCAGAGCGATGGCGCGAGCGACCTGGACCGGGGCGCTGACATTCGGCCTGGTCACCGTCCCGGTGTCGATGTTCTCGGCGACGGAGGACCACACCACGCGGTTCCGCCAGATCCAGCGCGGCACCGCCGACCGGGTCAGGATCCGGCGCACCAACGAGCGCACCGGCGACGAGGTCGCCTTCAACGAGATCGTCAAGGGCTACGACCTGGGCGATGACCAGTACGTGGTCATCGAGCCCAGCGAGCTGGACGAGATCGCCCCGGGACGCTCGCGGCTGATCGAGGTCTCCGGCTTTGTCGACCTGGCGGCCGTCGACCCGGTCTACTTCGTCTCCGGCTACTTCCTGGCGCCGCGCGGGGAGGAGTTCACCCAGGTCTACTCGCTGCTGGTGGAGGCCCTGGAGGAGTCGGGCCGGGCGGCCGTCGCGACCATGGTGATGCGCGGCAGGCAGTACCTCACCGCCATCCGCGCCACCGGCGACGTGCTCGAACTGCACACCCTGCACTGGGCCGACGAGGTCCGCGACCCGGCCGAGGAACTGCCCAGCCCGCCGGTGCGCACCCGGGTCTCGGCCGAACAGCTGAGCGCCGCAAAGCAGTTGATCGAGGCCATGAGTGTGGAGTGGAGCCCGACGGACTACCGCGACGACTACGAGGACCGGGTGCGCGAACTGATCGACGCCAAGCGCGCCGGCCAGGAGATCGTCACCGCCGAGGCCGCCCCCGAGGCCACCAATGTCATCGACCTGATGGAGGCGCTGCGGCGCAGCCTGGACCGGTCCGGCGCCACCCCGCCCCGGCGGTCGAAGTCCACCGCGACCAAGGCGCGTGCCAAGGTCGGCAGGGAGGAGGACCTGGGCGCGCTGAGCAAGGCCGAGCTCTACCAGCGCGCCACCGGGCTCGCGGTGCCGGGGCGCTCGAAGATGACCCGCGCCCAACTGGAGCGGGCCATCGCCAAGGCCGCCGCGCCGTCGAAGCGGCCGCACGCGGTGGCCTGAACCGGTGGCGCGATTGGGACCGCCCGCTGCGGGGAGGAGACCTCTCGGACCGCGCACGCACGGCACGCGGAAGGACACACGGTGGAGTTCCATCTGCTGACCGGGGGCGTGGGCGCGCCACAGCTGCGCCTCGACCTGGACGGCGGCAGCGGGACGGCGGCGAGGGCCAGGGAGGCCGTCGCCGGGTTCCTCACCGCCCTGGCCCGGAGCTGCCGTCCGAGCCGCCGGGGCGCTCCCGGGGACGTCCTGATCGTGGTCTCGGAACTCGTCACCAACGCGGTGCGCCACGCCCCCGGCGCACTGACCGTCAGCCTGGCCCATCTGCCCGGCGAGGTGCGGATAACGGTGCGTGACAGCAGCCCCGCCGCGCCCCGGGCCCGCCCGCCCGACCTGAGAACCGGCAACGGCGGCTTCGGCTGGCCCACCGTCCAACGCCTCGCCCGGGAGGTCCGGGTGGTCCCCCGCCGGGGCGGCAAGGAGATCCATGCCTACGTGCCCTGGGAAGCCGACGAGGCCGACGCGTAGGGTGGGGCGCGCCACAGAACACCCACACACCTGCACAAGGAACTCACCTGCGCCGTTTGACCCTCCTGCTGGCACTGGTGGTGTGTGTCGTCCTGGTGCTGCTGCCCCCGTCCTCGACGACGCCGGCCTCCACCCGACCGGCCCTGCCCTCCCTGCGCCTGGGCATCGCCTACGGCGACACCCTCGTTCGGATGTCCCATGCGGATCTCGCCGCATCGCTCGACGACGCGGTCGCGGTGGGCGCGCAG encodes:
- a CDS encoding Ku protein, translated to MARATWTGALTFGLVTVPVSMFSATEDHTTRFRQIQRGTADRVRIRRTNERTGDEVAFNEIVKGYDLGDDQYVVIEPSELDEIAPGRSRLIEVSGFVDLAAVDPVYFVSGYFLAPRGEEFTQVYSLLVEALEESGRAAVATMVMRGRQYLTAIRATGDVLELHTLHWADEVRDPAEELPSPPVRTRVSAEQLSAAKQLIEAMSVEWSPTDYRDDYEDRVRELIDAKRAGQEIVTAEAAPEATNVIDLMEALRRSLDRSGATPPRRSKSTATKARAKVGREEDLGALSKAELYQRATGLAVPGRSKMTRAQLERAIAKAAAPSKRPHAVA
- a CDS encoding ATP-binding protein, with protein sequence MEFHLLTGGVGAPQLRLDLDGGSGTAARAREAVAGFLTALARSCRPSRRGAPGDVLIVVSELVTNAVRHAPGALTVSLAHLPGEVRITVRDSSPAAPRARPPDLRTGNGGFGWPTVQRLAREVRVVPRRGGKEIHAYVPWEADEADA